The Collibacillus ludicampi region AGTTAATCAATGATATCAAACAAAGGCCCATGTACGAAGAGCGGCGTTGGGGATGGTACCGTGTATTGGATTACACCAAACTTGAAGACGGAAATGAAGTATTGACGAAAAAAGTCGTGATTAAAGCAGGGAAAAATTTAAGTTATCAAATGCACAAGAAAAGAAGTGAAGTTTGGACGGTCATCTCAGGAGAAGGTGTATTCGTACTGGAGGGAGCGTTCAGGCAGATTCAATCGGGCGATGTTCTACACATTCCAGTCGGTTCAAAACACGGAATCAAGGCGATCAGCGATCTGGAAATGATTGAAATACAAATGGGGAGTGAATTGATCGAAGAAGATATTATTCGTCTATGTATGACATGGGAAGAAGTAGAGAAACAACAACATGCTCCATTCACTCTTGATCATGAAACGTTGAAAGATCCACCGAGTATGGAATTCATCGAAACGAAAAACCAAAAGAGCTGCAGGTAAATAAATAAGCCTGAAATCTTAATGATCTCAGGCTTTTTCGTATTGACCAGGAGAAACTTCCTTCCATAAAGCTTTGGTTACAGGATCGACCCACCAACTTATATTCTCTTTTCTCTTCATGAATGCCCATTTCATCATTTCCGGGCGAAATTCACAGACTGCGAGGTCCTTATCCTTTGCATCAAGAATATTGAGTACGGAGTAGGAGAACGGATTTCTTTCCTTACCGTGAATCAATGAAATATCATGGGTCTTCATAAATCGTGAAAGAATACTGGGGGTAATGTCCCGGTTCACAAAATCATGGAGTTCAACAAGGATGTCACAGGAGCGAAGGCCTGGGATAAGATCAGGTTGGAGCAATTCCAGTTCGAATCCCTCTATATCACACATGATGAACGATCGTCCAGACTGGGACAACTGACCTAATCGTTCACGAGTACATTCTCCATCAATGATGATCCTTTTATCTACCCCATTCGCGGTGGACAATTCTTTACAGAGCTTACGCGCATCAGGATTGATATCAAAAGCATATACGATTGTTCCAGGTTGCCGTAACGCGAGTCCAATGGCATAATAACCTTCTCCGCAGCCTATATTGATGATTCTGTCATAGTCTGTCTTAAAAACATGACGATTCAAAATATCGTGCAACTCTTCCTCATAACATCCGATAATTTTGGGCATAAATGCGCTGCCGCTTGATTGTTCTACGTACCGCATTCCTGCAAATGGTCCATTTCGCACAACGAGACCATTGTGATCAAGAATGATTTTCGTCACGCGCTCGATGTTACGCGCCAATTCTTCTGACATAATCGAATCTCCTTTTTACTTCACATATTCTCGATGTTCCATATACCAGGCGATTGTTTTTTCCAGTCCTTCAGGCAAACGGGTTTTCGCCTCGAATCCAAAGAGCTCTTTTGCTTTCGTGACATCCAAACATCTTCTGGGTTGACCATCCGGTTTGCTGACATCCCAGAAAATCTTCCCTGTATAACCGGTCTTCTCCGCAATCAATTTCACCAAGGACTGAATGGAAATCTCTTCTCCCGTTCCGATGTTGACCGGATCCTCCCCGTTATATCTAACCGCTGCCAGAAGGATGGCATCTGCTGCATCCTCAACGTATAAAAATTCCCTCGTCGCTTTCCCGCTTCCCCAGACGGTGATATGATCTTTTCCATGTTCTCTCGCTTCCAGACATTTGCGGATCAAAGCGGGTATCACATGGGAGGTTTCCAGGTCAAAATTGTCTCTGGGTCCATACAGATTGACGGGAAGCAAAAAAATCGAGTTAAAGCCGTATTGCTTTCGATACGCTTGCGACTGAACGAGCAACATTTTTTTGGCCAAACCGTAAGGGGCATTTGTTTCTTCAGGATATCCCTCCCATAAATCTTCTTCCTTAAAAGGAATAGGAGCAAATTTGGGATAGGAACAGATGGTGCCGAGAGCTACGAATTTTTCCACATTCGCTAAGCGGGCAGACTCGATTAAATGGAGCCCCATAGACAAGTTGTCATAAAAGAAACTCCCCGGATTTTTTCGGTTTGCTTCGATTCCCCCTACAGAAGCGGCAAGATGTAGAATCAAATCCGGCTTTGTACTCCTTACTAAAGAAAAGCAAGTCGACTGGTTACGTAGATCATACTGACTGCTACGTGGGATGATGATATCCTTGCAACCGCAATTCTTTAATTTATCGACAACGTGGGAACCAAGAAAACCGGATCCCCCTGTGACCATGATTCTTTTCCCTTTCAACTGATCCATGTCGTTCCTCCAAACGAGTTGAGATGAATCCTTTGAACTCGATATAGACTATGGGAGGCAAACAAAAAATGAAACCAGTAAAGAGTGTGAATAAACCGAAGTAGCAAAAAGATTTGCGGACTCATACGAATGAAGGGGGAGAACTCAACCGGAAGGTGTGGAGCGATCATGGATGCTGAAAAGGGCAAGTTAAACAAAGTCGTCGGCGTAATCTTCAGCAAGGATAGAGCCATGCAATTGGATGCCACCATCAGATCCCTTATGCTTCACTGCCGGGATCACCAACAGCTCGTTCTGAAGGTTCTTTATACCACTTCTAATCCTTACATGGAAAATCAATATCATGAACTCATCCGTACTTATGACACAGTGGAATTCATAAAGGAACATGAATTTAAGAGCGAACTCCTTTCAAGCGTGGCAGATTACCCCTATGTTCTTTTTCTCGTTGATGACAATCTATTTGTCCGAGATTTTTCCGTGATGGATCTGATCCACAGTTTAGAAACCCATCATGATGTCTTGGGTTTTTCCTTGCGACTTGGAAATAACACCGATTATTGCTATCCGCTTGCTCGCAAGCAAAAGCTGCCTGCATTTCTTGCGGTTGATCACGGGTTTTTAAAATATAATTGGACACAAGCGGAATATGATTTCGCATATCCACTGGAAGTATCCAGTTCTCTCTACAGGGTGGATGACATATTACCTTTACTCATTCAAACGGAGTTTTCCAATCCAAATACGTTGGAAAGCGGACTTGCCGCTTATGCGAACCGATTTGTGAGTCAAAAAAATTTCATCATGTGTAATCAACAATCTATTACATTCTGTAACCCGTTAAACGTGGTGCAGAATGTTTTTCACAACCGGGCGGGAAACAGAAGTCATTATTCCGTCCATGAATTACGCAAGATGTTTGATCAAGGGTTTCGTATCGATGTGGAGCGCTATTCGGGGTTTGTTCCCAATGCATGCCACCAGGAAATTGACTTGTACTTCAAGCGCATGTTGTAAGGATTTCGAAAAAGGGCGCCTGTCGATGGGAGAAAGTCGTGCCGTCACTCTTTCCCTGTTTCATACCCTGTTAAGGATATGACTTTACAAAAGTTGCAAGTTCAGGCGGGAGAGGATTTGCGTGAAAGGTCTGATTTTATGTGGCGGAAAGGGGACGCGTTTGCGGCCTTACAGTTACTCGCAACCTAAGCATCTGCTTCCGATTGCCAATCAACCGGTGATACAATATGCGATCGATAAGATGAAGAAGGCGGGGATCCGGGAAATCGGAATCGTGGTTCCTCCTCACTTCCGACCCCACTTTGAATCGGTTTTGGGCGATGGACATGTGGAATTATCCTTGAATTACATTGAACAGAAAGAAGCGAAAGGATTAGCGGACGCGGTTCGTGCAGCCCGCTCTTTTATTCAAGATGACCCTTTTTTGTTGTTTTTGGGGGATAATTTCTATGATGGAGAGTTGGAAGGACTGGTTCAACGATTTTATGTAGAGAAACCAGAGTCTTTACTCGTAGTGAGTCGCGTATCCAATCCTCAACAATTTGGCGTCGTCCAGTTTGAAGGAAATCAAATCATTCGTTTGGTAGAGAAACCTCAAAATCCTCCGAGTTCATTTGCGATTGTAGGTGTATATCTTTTCACGTCTACCATTTTTTCGATGATCGATCGATTGACGCCTTCTTCCAGAGGGGAATATGAATTAACCGATGCGATTCAACATTTGATCGATAGAGAATATAAAGTGACCTTCATGATAACGAACGATTGGTGGAAAGACACGGGGCAGCCCAAAGATTTGCTCTCATGCAACCGACGTGTACTTCAACAACTTCACGAACAGATCTACGAAAATCAAGTGAACATTGAATCTTCTTCCATTGAAGGCCCCGTTGTCATCGGAAAGGATACACAAGTGATCGATTCGGTCATTCGGGGACCTGTAAAGATCGGTAATGGTGTGAAGATTATCCGTTCATATATAGGGCCATACACATCAATAAGTAACGATGTCCTTATAGAGGAAAGTGAGATTGAAAATAGCATCGTGCTTGATCGGGCGCATATCATGAACATTCCGCAGCGTATCGATGAGAGTATTATCGGAACAGAGGTGATTATGCAGGGGGTGCATATCCTCGCTCTTTGCAAGTGAACCTGGGTGATCATTCAAAAATTTATATAGGTGACGCGTTATAGAACAAAAAATTTCGCGTAACCAAGGGGTGAATTTGCAGCCCTTTGCTATCATCATAACAAACGAGAGTATCGTTGGAAGGGAGGGGGGCGAAACATGAAGATCGCGGTGATCGGTTCCGGGTATGTGGGAACAACAACGGCAGCTGTGTTGACCTCCTTGCATCATCATGTGACAGCTGCAGATATCGATATCACAAAAGTGAAGAAGTTAAAACAAGGAATTCTTCCGTTTGTCGAACCGGGACTCGACAAGTTTCTGATTTCTATGTTAGAAACCGGGCGGTTGAATTTCACAGCCGATATCTACCAAGCCGTTAAAGACAACCAGGTACTTTTAATCGCGGTTGGTACGCCATCGCGCGCAGATGGAACGGCTGATCTGCGCTTTCTGCAATCGGTAGCTGATACCATTGCATGTTCGATTCATGAATATAAAGTCATCGTTATAAAAAGTACTGTACCTGTGGGCACGAACCGGTGGTTTTCCGATTATTTGGGAAACAAGATTGGCAATCCTCACATGTTTGATGTGATTTCCAATCCGGAATTTTTGCGTGAAGGAAATGCTCTCCAAGATATGTTGCACCCGGATCGTACAGTTATCGGAGGGAAGAGTCAAAAGGCCATCCAAATCGTGAAGGAAATCTATGAATCTATGCAGAGTAACCTACTCGTTACAGATTGGGAAACGGCTGAGTTGATAAAGTATGCATCCAATTCATTTTTGGCAACAAAAATTTCGTTTATCAACGAAATTGCACGCATTGCAGAACATGCGGGGGCTGATGTGGTTGAAATCGCGCGGGGAATGGGGATGGATTCGCGGATCGGAAGCGAGTTTTTACGAGCGGGAATCGGTTTTGGCGGTTCATGTTTTCCGAAAGACCTCAAAGCGCTGATCGCCACGGCGAAAGAGTTAGGTGCTGATTCGAAGATATTGGAAGCGGTCGAATATATAAACCGAACACAACCGAACTTCTATACGGAAAAATTGAATCGTCTTCTTCAGAAAATTGCAAAAAGACCGTGGAAGATTGCAATTCTGGGATTGACGTTTAAACCCGATACGGATGACCAAAGGGAATCACCGGCCATACAGGTCGTGAATCACTTATTAGAAGAATGCGAGGAGATTCGCATTATTGACCCGACGATTCAAACACGGAACCAAACTCCTTGGCCGCATGAACAAAAAGTTACGATTTGTCGGACGACTACAGAATCCCTTTCAGGAGCAGACGCGGTGATCTTATGTACCGATTGGGAACAATTTTCAAACATTGACTGGAAAGAAGCGGCCAGCCACATGCGTCATCCCGTCTTATTGGATGGACGCAATATGTTTGATCCGGATGATATCAGGTCAGCGGGCATGCGATACCTCGCTTTGGGAAGAGGGGAATTTGAATAAAATTGAACATTTGCCCGCACAACCGGGCGATCCTTACATACATGGATCGATATCACGAAGGCCCGAACGAAATTGGGCTATGATACAAGCTACATCCATCGATTGAACCGATTTCTTCGAATCGTTATAATGAGGGCAAGATGAGTCGGACGGGGGATTTTACTATATGCTGACAAAACATGAGCAAATCTTAAAATATATTGAAGAATTAGAAGTCGGATCAAAAATTTCGGTTCGCCAGATTGCCAAAGAACTGGACGTTTCTGAAGGAACGGCTTATCGTGCCATCAAGGAGGCGGAAACTAGAGGGATTGTTTCGACAATCGAACGTGTGGGAACTGTTCGTATCGAAAAACAACAAAAGAAAGACATCGATCGTCTGACGTTTGCGGAAGTGGTAAATATCGTAGACGGAACCGTCCTTGGTGGATCTGCAGGGTTGCATAAGACCCTGCATAAATTTGTGATCGGCGCCATGGAAGTGGATGCGATGATCCGCTACATCGACCGCGACTCCTTATTAATTGTAGGCAATCGCAATGAAGTCCATAAAGTTTCCTTAGAACACGGCGCCGCCGTGCTCATTTCGGGCGGATTCGACGCCACTCCGGAAGTCAAAGAGTTGGCGGACAAGTTGGAATTGCCTTTGATCTCTTCCGCATACGATACATTTACGATCGCCTCCATGATCAACCGGGCGATCTATGACCGTTTGATCAAGAAAGATATTTTGTTGGTGGAAGATATTTTGCGCAAAGACAATCAGCCTGTGATCATGCGGGTTGGCCAGCAAGTTGCCGATTGGCAGGAACTCGTGGAGCAAACGGGACATTCCCGTTTTCCGGTATTGGATGCGAACGACCGAATCGTCGGTATCGTTACCACGAAAGACGTATCCGGCGAAACGAATGACGTAGCCATCGAGAAGGTGATGACGAAGAATCCGATTACCGTTTCCCCAAAATCATCCGTTGCTTCTACCGCTCACATGATGATTTGGGAAGGGATCGAACTATTGCCCGTCGTTGACGGAAGGAAACTGGTCGGCGTGATCTCCCGCCAAGATGTGATTAAAGCACTCCAATATATTCAGAAACAGCCGCAAGTGGGACAAACGATCCAGGATATCGTCTTGACCCATTTTTCACTCGATCGTTCGGAAGACAAGGCAGTTTCACTCGTCGGGGAAGTGACCCCTCAGATGACGAATCAACTGGGGGGCGTTTCTACAGGAGTTTTGATGATATTGATCAGTGAAGCGGGCAGTCAAGCGATTCGCCGGATAAAAAATGTTGACCTCGTGGTCGAGAACGTATCGGTCTATTTCCTGAAGCCGATTCAGATCGAGAGCACCATCCAAGTGCGTGCAGAGGTCATCGATATCGGGCGCAAATCGGGAAAAGCGGATGTGCAAATTTATCATCGCGGTGAACTCATGGGCAAGGCGCTTTTTACCGCGCAGGTGTTAGATCGTTAAGGATGGAAATGTGAGCTATGTCTTGCTTTTATAGAATCGGATATAATAGAGAGCGAACATACGCTCTCTTTTTCGTTGGTTGAAACCAACTAGAAAAATGTGTAGTTTGGCGGGCGTATGCTTTGCGTTCGCGCTCCGTGGAGGTCGTCTCAGTGGGTATATGCTTTGCGCTCATGCTCCGTGAAGGTCGTCTCGCATGGAATCTTAATCAAATGTTGCGAGACGACCTTCACGGAGCATGAGCGCAAAGCATATACCCCCTCACGACCATAAAGGAAGCGATACGACCTCCAAAGTCGCTGTCTCACGCAAAGCATTACACCCACCCAAAAGCCACTCCGTTTCTTGTGGCAGCTTTAAACTTCTGTTTCAAAACAAGAACTTTTCATCCTCTGATGGCGCCGCTCAAGCGACATGGGGGATTAGAAAGGAACTGTTCTCATGCAAACATCATTTGTCCATTTGCATGTACATACAGAATACAGCCTTCTTGAAAGCGCCTGCCGGATTGAAGCGCTCATGCGGTTGGCTCAGGACTACGGGATGAACGCTATCGCCATCACCGATCACATGGCGATGTATGGCGTGATTCCTTTTTATAAAGAAGCGATCAAACGAGGGATCAAGCCGATCATCGGTTGTGTCGTTCACGTAACGAATGAGGCAACGACCGATCATCGTGCCAACGTGACCCCTTATCATGTAGTTCTCTTGGCAGAAACGGTCACCGGCTATCGGAATCTTGTGCAGCTCGTATCGAAAGCCCATCTCCAGTCCCGTTTCATGCGTCCGCTTGTCGATAAGGCGATGCTCGCTGCACATGCGGAAGGATTGATCGCGTTAACAGGAGGAACGGAAGGAGAAGTGGCTGCCCGCGTCGCTGCGGGTGATCTAGAAGGTGCACGCGCCGCGCTTCATGAGCTCGTTGCCATATTCGGAAAGAACCATCTGTTTATCGAACTGCAAGATCACGGACTGCTTATGCAACGCCAGATCAATCAACACCTCATCCATCTTGCCCGCGAAACGGGTCTAGGTCTTGTGGCTACAAACGATGTGCATTATTTGAAGCGAGAAGATGCGCCCGTTTATGATATTCTGCTTGCCATCGGCCAAGGCAAAACGCTGGATGATCCGTCGCGGAGACGTGCAGAAACGGACGGACAGTATCTTACAAGCGAACGGGAAATGATTGAACGTTTCCGTTATATACCTGAAGCGATCGAAAATACGGTCAAAATTGCAGAACGTTGTCAGGTTGATCTGGAACTGGGCAGAACCCACCTACCTGTTTTCGATCTGCCGGCAGGGTTTGACGAGAACGAATACCTTGCCCATCTGTGCAAACAGGGGATCCGCGAAAGATACGGCGCGCCCACACCGGAGATCGTCAGTCGTCTCGAACATGAGCTGCGTGTCATTCAACACCTCGGGTTCGCGGGCTATTTTCTCATCGTATGGGATTTTATGCGGTTTGCTCATGAGAACGGAATCACGACAGGGCCGGGCAGAGGTTCCGCTGCCGGAAGCCTTGTGGCCTATCTGCTGCGGATTACGGATGTCGATCCGTTGCGTTATGGACTTCTGTTTGAACGCTTTTTGAATCCGGAGCGGGTCTCGTGGCCGGATATCGATATCGATTTCTTGGATGAACGCCGCAGTGAAATGATCGCGTATGTCACCCACAAATACGGTCATGACCGTGTCGCACAGATTATCACGTACGGAACGATGGCTGCGCGGGCGGCCGTCAGAGATGTCGGTCGGGTCATGGGCCTTACCCCACAGGAAATCGACCGGATCGCCAAGTTGATTCCCCATAAGGTCGGCACGACGATTGACAAAGCGCTTGCGTCCGTACAGGAATTGAGCGATTTGTATGAGACGAACGAGAAGGTTCGTCTAGTTATAGACAGGGCGAAAGCGATTGAAGGTCTCCCGCGTCACACGTCGATCCATGCGGCAGGTGTCGTGATCGCCAAAGAGCCGTTGACGAACTATGTGCCTTTACAAAAGGGGGCGGATGGCGGGGTTGTCACCCAATACGCTATGGAGGATCTCGAAGCGGTCGGCCTTTTAAAGATGGACTTTCTGGGATTGCGGACGCTCTCTATCATCAATCACGCATGCGAGGAGATCGAACGGAGTGAAGGGATCAAGCTCGATTTTTCCAAGATGGAGATGGATGATCCAAAGACATTCGCCTTATTGTCACGAGGGGATACGGATGGCTGTTTCCAATTGGAATCGGCCGGCGTGAAACTCGTCTTGAGGGAACTGCGTCCGACTCACTTTGAAGATATCTTTGCCGTGATCTCCTTGTACCGCCCTGGTCCAATGGAAAATATCCCAGCCTTTATCAAAGCGAAACATGGGGAAACGCAAGTCAAGTATCCTCATCCAAGTCTGGCTTCCATCTTGAAAGATACATACGGCGTAATCGTTTACCAAGAGCAAATCATGCAGATCGCTTCCGAAATGGCGGGCTTTACTCTGGGTCAAGCCGATCTGTTGCGCCGTGCGGTAGGCAAGAAGAAACGCGAGATTCTCGATGAACAACGGGAGATTTTTGTTAAGGGCTGTATAAAAAAGGGGCATGATGAAAAGGTTGCCCATATGGTTTATGATTGGATCGTAAAATTTGCCGATTACGGATTTAACAAATCTCACGGTGTTGCCTACGGGATCCTTGCGTATCGCACCGCCTACCTGAAAGCGAACTACCCGGCTGCATTCATGGCCGCATTGCTTACTTCCTGGCTTTTCTCTTCCGCGAAGGTAGCGCAATATGTGGAAGAATGCAAGAGAATGGGGATTTCCGTGTTACCGCCGGACGTAAACAAGAGCAGTCATCGTTTTACCGTTGAAGAGGGTCAAATCCGCTTCTCTCTTGCGGCGATTAAAAATGTGGGGACGGCTGCCATTCAGTCCATTCTCGATGCTAGGCGCAAGGGGGAATTCAGGGATCTGTTGGACTTCTGCCGTCGTGTGGACTTGAGAGTCTGTAACAAACGGGTGGTGGAAAACCTCGTTCGCGCGGGTACGTTCGATTGGACAGGGCAATCGCGGAAGGGCATGTTGCTCGCGCTTGACGATGCGTTCGATAAGGGAACTCGTTTAAGAAGGGAGTTGGATAATTCGCAAATCAGTCTGTTTGGTCTCATGGAGGATATGCATGAGACACCTGATTTACGAGTTCCGCCCGTCCAAGATTTTTCGGATCAGGAACGACTGGAGATGGAAAAAGAGTTACTCGGTGTTTATGTGAGCGCCCATCCTTTGGAAAAATTCAGGAATATTCTTGATCGCTTCGCCGTTCGTCTATCCGAACTTTCCGAGTATGAGGACGGCCAATCGATTCGGGTGGGAGGTATCATCCGCAATCTCAAGGTGATTCAAACCAAAAAAGGGCAGACGATGGCGTTTATCCTCTTGGAAGATCTGACGGCCGCGTGTGAGGTGGTTGTCTTCCCTTCCGTCTATGCCAAGCATTCGCCAATTCTGCAAGAAGAAGCGATGATCGACATGAGATGCCGCTTGCAAATACAAGACGAAGGATGTAAGTTGGTTGCCTTCGACATCCGCCCGCTCAGCCTGGAGACGGAGGATGACAAACCGGAAGCTGGCGGTCGAACGCCGTCTCGGAATCAAAACCCTCATTCGGAAGAGCACCCGATGATTTTTATTCGCGTGACCCCGGATGATGAAAGGGACGGGAAGTTGCAGGCGCTGAAAGGTTGGTTCGCGAAGAATCCCGGTACGCTGCCCGTCACTCTTTTTTATACGCGGAACCGTACGGCACGAGAGATATCCGACCGTGTCTCCGGGACACAGGAGTTTCTCTCGGGAGTCGAACGAATTCTTGGCCCGGACAGTGTTGTCAAGAAAAAAACAGTCAAACATCGGGACATTCATTCATAGCATGGAAGTATCCTCAAGGGCAAGGAGGGCTACCCATGCACATGAATGTTGTGCAATTGTTAGAGAGCCGCGGAGTCAAAGTGGACGATATTGTCGATATCGTCTACACGCTGCAGAAACCGTATCATCCCGATCTGAAACAAGAAGAGTGCCAAATCAGTGTCATGCGCGTCTTGGCGAAGCGGGAAGTACAACATGCGCTCTACACGGGAATTGCATTGGATGAATTGGCGGAAAAGAATCTCCTCCCCGAGCCTTTGCAATCGATAATGAATTCGGATGAACCGCTATACGGAGTGGACGAGATTCTTGCTCTTGGCATCACCAATGTATATGGTTCGATTGGTCTTACTTCATTCGGTTATCTCGATAAAGAAAAACTTGGAATTCTTAAACGATTGAACGTTAAAGGATCGGGCATCCACGTGTTTCTCGATGATTTGGTGGCGGGAATCGCCGCGGCCGCATCGGCGAGAATTGCACATCGGAACGGACAAAGTTAATATCTTCGATATGTATGCTAGTACTGGTTTTATACGGCGTGCTATAATGGTTGATAGAGCGGCTGCGCTTTCTTGCACCCCTTGTCTTACCTGTGATATGATGAATGAAAATTTGGGGGATGGTTTTTTGGAAGGAGTTCTTGTATGTGGACGGTAATCTATATTGCTCCCAACGCCAAAACGGCTGAACGCATTCAAGAAAAGCTGACACAAGAAGGTTTCCTTGTGAAACTCCGGCAAACCAACATCGCGAAACAACAATATGAAATTCTTGTACCCGAATCGGAGCTCGATGAAGTACAAGAAGTGTTGAAGGATATATTGCATTCCTCACACAGGTAAGGTATGAGAGGTGGAAGTGTGCTTAAAGACCTATTTCAAAAGAAAGTAAAATATGCGACATTGTCCACTCAGGATGTGGCGCCTCGCAAAGAGTCAATCCCTGAAGGGATTATGACCAAATGCAAGAAGTGTGGAGAATTGTTGCTCACAAAAGAGTTGGATAAGCATTTGAAGACTTGTCCTCGTTGTGGGTATCATTTTCCATTATCCGCTCCTGAGCGTATACAATGGACGTTGGATGAAGGACATTTTTTCGAATATGATGCGGGAATGACATCGGTCGACCCGTTGCGCTTTCCCGATTATCCTGCAAAGCTCGAAGCGGTGAAAGAGAGTACGGGACTCCAAGAAGCGGTAGTAACAGGGGAAGGTACATTGGAAGGCTTCCCGGTGGTCATCGGTGTAATGGATTCGCGCTTTATCATGGGATCCATGGGTTCGGTAGTGGGCGAGAAGATCACGCGTGCGGTCGAGCGGGCAGTTGAGAAGAAGTATCCTTTGATTCTGTTCACGGCTTCCGGCGGGGCCAGAATGCAGGAAGGTACGTTTTCGTTGATGCAGATGGCGAAGATTTCCGCCGCCCTGCGCAAATTGGGGGATGCGCGGTTGCCTTATATTGCGGTACTTACTCATCCGACGACAGGCGGTGTCACCGCTTCGTTCGCGATGCTCGGAGATTTGAATATCGCTGAACCGGGAGCTTTGATCGGATTTGCAGGTCGGCGTGTGATCGAACAGACGATTCGTCAAAAACTGCCCGACGATTTTCAAACGGCGGAGTTCCTCTTGAAACACGGAATGCTGGACAAAGTGGTTCACCGCAAGGAGATGAAACATACGTTGGCGAAAATATTGGAAATGCATCGTATAGGGGGGGCACCTAATGCCCGCTGAATTGCAATTTGAAAAGCCCCTGCTGGAACTTCGTGACAAGATTGAGGAGTTGAAGCGTTTCACGGAAGAGAAAGGGATTGATTTCTCCGAAGAAGTGGCAAAGCTTGAACAAAAAGCGGCCGAATTGGAGCGGACGATCTACGGAGGGTTGACCCCATGGCAAAGAATTCAGATCGCCAGACATCCGGAGCGCCCCACAACGCTCGATTACATAAAGAGTTTATGCACCGATTTTATCGAATTGCATGGTGACCGTACATTTGGCGATGACCCTGCA contains the following coding sequences:
- a CDS encoding DNA polymerase III subunit alpha, which produces MQTSFVHLHVHTEYSLLESACRIEALMRLAQDYGMNAIAITDHMAMYGVIPFYKEAIKRGIKPIIGCVVHVTNEATTDHRANVTPYHVVLLAETVTGYRNLVQLVSKAHLQSRFMRPLVDKAMLAAHAEGLIALTGGTEGEVAARVAAGDLEGARAALHELVAIFGKNHLFIELQDHGLLMQRQINQHLIHLARETGLGLVATNDVHYLKREDAPVYDILLAIGQGKTLDDPSRRRAETDGQYLTSEREMIERFRYIPEAIENTVKIAERCQVDLELGRTHLPVFDLPAGFDENEYLAHLCKQGIRERYGAPTPEIVSRLEHELRVIQHLGFAGYFLIVWDFMRFAHENGITTGPGRGSAAGSLVAYLLRITDVDPLRYGLLFERFLNPERVSWPDIDIDFLDERRSEMIAYVTHKYGHDRVAQIITYGTMAARAAVRDVGRVMGLTPQEIDRIAKLIPHKVGTTIDKALASVQELSDLYETNEKVRLVIDRAKAIEGLPRHTSIHAAGVVIAKEPLTNYVPLQKGADGGVVTQYAMEDLEAVGLLKMDFLGLRTLSIINHACEEIERSEGIKLDFSKMEMDDPKTFALLSRGDTDGCFQLESAGVKLVLRELRPTHFEDIFAVISLYRPGPMENIPAFIKAKHGETQVKYPHPSLASILKDTYGVIVYQEQIMQIASEMAGFTLGQADLLRRAVGKKKREILDEQREIFVKGCIKKGHDEKVAHMVYDWIVKFADYGFNKSHGVAYGILAYRTAYLKANYPAAFMAALLTSWLFSSAKVAQYVEECKRMGISVLPPDVNKSSHRFTVEEGQIRFSLAAIKNVGTAAIQSILDARRKGEFRDLLDFCRRVDLRVCNKRVVENLVRAGTFDWTGQSRKGMLLALDDAFDKGTRLRRELDNSQISLFGLMEDMHETPDLRVPPVQDFSDQERLEMEKELLGVYVSAHPLEKFRNILDRFAVRLSELSEYEDGQSIRVGGIIRNLKVIQTKKGQTMAFILLEDLTAACEVVVFPSVYAKHSPILQEEAMIDMRCRLQIQDEGCKLVAFDIRPLSLETEDDKPEAGGRTPSRNQNPHSEEHPMIFIRVTPDDERDGKLQALKGWFAKNPGTLPVTLFYTRNRTAREISDRVSGTQEFLSGVERILGPDSVVKKKTVKHRDIHS
- a CDS encoding phosphatidylglycerophosphatase A family protein, yielding MHMNVVQLLESRGVKVDDIVDIVYTLQKPYHPDLKQEECQISVMRVLAKREVQHALYTGIALDELAEKNLLPEPLQSIMNSDEPLYGVDEILALGITNVYGSIGLTSFGYLDKEKLGILKRLNVKGSGIHVFLDDLVAGIAAAASARIAHRNGQS
- a CDS encoding glutamate decarboxylase, which produces MWTVIYIAPNAKTAERIQEKLTQEGFLVKLRQTNIAKQQYEILVPESELDEVQEVLKDILHSSHR
- the accD gene encoding acetyl-CoA carboxylase, carboxyltransferase subunit beta; its protein translation is MLKDLFQKKVKYATLSTQDVAPRKESIPEGIMTKCKKCGELLLTKELDKHLKTCPRCGYHFPLSAPERIQWTLDEGHFFEYDAGMTSVDPLRFPDYPAKLEAVKESTGLQEAVVTGEGTLEGFPVVIGVMDSRFIMGSMGSVVGEKITRAVERAVEKKYPLILFTASGGARMQEGTFSLMQMAKISAALRKLGDARLPYIAVLTHPTTGGVTASFAMLGDLNIAEPGALIGFAGRRVIEQTIRQKLPDDFQTAEFLLKHGMLDKVVHRKEMKHTLAKILEMHRIGGAPNAR